A single region of the Brachypodium distachyon strain Bd21 chromosome 3, Brachypodium_distachyon_v3.0, whole genome shotgun sequence genome encodes:
- the LOC100826773 gene encoding receptor-like protein kinase, with translation MGLLLSNWFFLFFAFVSSSWSLNLDGQALLALSKNLILPSSISYSWNASDRTPCNWIGIGCDKKNNVVSLDLSSSGVSGSLGAQIGLIKYLEVISLPNNNISGPIPPELGNCSMLDLLDLSGNFLSGEIPESLGNIKKLSSLWLYNNSLNGEIPERLFNSKFLQDVYLQDNSLSGSIPSSIGEMTSLKYLWLHYNALSGVLPDSIGNCSKLEDVYLLYNRLSGSIPKTLSYVKGLKNFDATANSLNGEIDFSFENCKLEKFILSFNQIRGEIPPWLGNCSRLTELALVNNSLSGHIPASLGLLSNLSRLLLSQNSLSGPIPPEIGNCRLLLWLEMDANMLVGTVPKELANLRNLQKLFLFDNRLTGEFPEDIWSIKRLESVLIYRNGFTGKLPLVLSELKFLQNITLFDNFFTGVIPPGLGVNSRLIQIDFTNNSFTGAIPPNICSGQSLRVFVLGFNLLNGSIPSGVVNCPSLERIILQNNNLTGPIPQFRNCANLDYMDLSHNSLSGDIPASLGGCINITKINWSDNKLFGPIPREIGKLVNLRFLNLSQNSLLGELPVQISRCSKLYYLDLSFNSLNGSALMTVSNLKFLLQLRLQENKFSGGLPDSLSQLHMLIELQLGGNILGGSIPASFGKLIKLGVALNLSRNGLVGDIPTLLGDLVELQSLDLSFNNLTGGLATLGGLRLLNALNVSYNRFSGPVPEYLMKFLDSMASSFRGNSGLCISCHASDSSCKRSNVLKPCGGSEKRGVHGRFKVALIVLGSLFFAALLVLILSCILLKTRASKTKSEKSISNLLEGSSSKLNEVIEMTENFDAKYIIGKGAHGIVYKATLRSGEVYAIKKLAISTRNGSYKSMIRELKTLGKIRHRNLIKLKEFWLRSECGFILYDFMEHGSLYDVLHGVGPTPNLDWSVRYNIALGTAHGLAYLHHDCIPAIIHRDIKPSNILLNKDMVPRISDFGIAKIMDQSSAAPQTTGIVGTTGYMAPELAFSTRSSIETDVYSYGVVLLELITRKMAVDPSFPDNMDIARWVHHALNGKDQVAVVCDPALMDEVYGTDEMEEVRKVLSLALRCAAKEAGRRPSMIDVVKELTDARAAAISSSKQAKQGSRRVACPDG, from the exons ATGGGGCTGCTATTGTCGAATtggttttttctcttcttcgcTTTCGTTTCATCATCGTGGAGTTTGAATTTAGATGGTCAAGCCCTTCTTGCACTGTCCAAAAATCTCATATTGCCAAGTTCCATAAGCTACAGTTGGAATGCTTCTGATAGAACTCCTTGTAATTGGATCGGGATTGGTTGTGACAAAAAGAATAATGTGGTCTCTCTTGACCTATCATCTTCTGGAGTTTCTGGTTCACTAGGAGCTCAAATTGGACTTATAAAGTACCTAGAAGTCATCAGTTTGCCAAATAACAACATATCCGGTCCAATCCCTCCAGAATTGGGCAATTGTAGTATGCTTGATCTATTGGATCTTTCTGGGAATTTTCTGTCTGGTGAAATACCAGAATCCCTTGGCAACATCAAAAAGCTATCATCACTCTGGTTGTACAATAACTCCCTCAATGGAGAAATACCAGAGAGGTTGTTCAATAGCAAGTTTCTGCAGGACGTGTACCTCCAGGACAACAGTCTCAGTGGTTCTATCCCTTCGTCAATTGGTGAGATGACAAGTCTCAAATACCTTTGGTTGCATTACAATGCATTATCTGGAGTACTGCCAGATTCAATTGGCAACTGCAGCAAGTTGGAGGATGTATATCTACTATATAATCGTTTGAGCGGTAGTATTCCGAAAACGTTGAGCTATGTCAAAGGACTGAAGAATTTTGATGCCACTGCAAATAGTCTCAACGGAGAGATTGATTTCAGTTTTGAGAACTGCAAGTTGGAGAAATTCATATTGTCATTCAATCAGATAAGGGGCGAAATTCCACCATGGCTAGGGAATTGCAGTAGGTTGACAGAACTTGCACTTGTCAACAATAGTCTCTCAGGCCATATTCCAGCTTCTCTTGGCCTATTGAGCAACCTCTCCAGGCTTTTGCTTTCTCAGAACTCCTTGTCTGGCCCAATCCCTCCTGAGATTGGTAATTGTCGGTTGCTGTTGTGGCTAGAGATGGATGCAAACATGCTCGTGGGTACTGTTCCTAAAGAGCTGGCTAATCTGAGAAACTTACAGAAGCTCTTTCTGTTCGACAATCGCCTCACCGGGGAGTTCCCTGAGGACATTTGGAGCATCAAGCGCCTGGAAAGTGTCCTTATTTACAGAAATGGTTTTACTGGGAAGCTACCTCTAGTGTTATCTGAGTTGAAGTTCTTGCAAAATATCACACTTTTTGATAATTTCTTCACTGGAGTCATACCTCCAGGTTTGGGTGTTAATAGCCGGTTAATACAAATTGATTTCACCAACAACAGTTTTACCGGTGCAATACCACCGAATATTTGTTCAGGGCAAAGTCTGAGAGTGTTCGTCTTGGGGTTTAATCTTCTCAATGGTAGCATTCCATCCGGTGTTGTGAATTGCCCAAGTTTGGAACGAATCATTCTCCAAAACAACAATCTTACTGGACCCATTCCACAGTTTAGAAATTGTGCAAATCTGGACTATATGGATCTGAGTCATAATTCCTTAAGTGGAGACATTCCAGCAAGCTTGGGCGGATGCATAAATATTACCAAGATAAACTGGTCAGATAACAAGCTTTTTGGTCCAATACCACGTGAAATTGGAAAATTGGTGAATTTGAGATTTCTTAATCTATCGCAAAACAGTCTACTGGGTGAACTGCCAGTGCAGATTTCTAGGTGCTCCAAGCTGTATTATCTGGATTTGAGTTTCAACTCTCTGAATGGTTCGGCACTCATGACAGTAAGCAACCTGAAGTTTCTGTTACAACTGCGGTTGCAGGAAAATAAATTCAGTGGAGGTTTACCTGATTCTCTTTCGCAATTGCATATGCTTATTGAGTTGCAACTTGGTGGCAACATTCTTGGGGGTAGTATCCCTGCATCATTCGGAAAGTTGATCAAACTAGGCGTTGCATTGAACCTCAGTAGGAATGGACTAGTGGGTGATATTCCAACACTACTGGGAGATTTGGTAGAGCTGCAAAGTTTAGATCTGTCATTTAATAACCTCACTGGAGGTCTAGCCACATTAGGAGGTCTGCGGTTACTGAATGCCTTGAATGTTTCTTATAATAGATTCAGTGGACCAGTGCCAGAGTATCTTATGAAATTCCTGGATTCCATGGCAAGTTCGTTTAGAGGAAATTCTGGTCTCTGTATTTCTTGCCATGCCAGTGATTCTTCTTGCAAGAGATCTAATGTTTTGAAACCTTGTGGAGGATCAGAAAAACGAGGAGTACACGGCCGATTCAAGGTTGCTCTTATAGTTCTCGGTTCATTGTTCTTTGCAGCACTACTTGTACTTATACTCAGTTGCATCCTTCTAAAAACTCGAGCTTCAAAGACAAAAAGTGAGAAATCAATCAGTAATTTGCTTGAAGGCTCTTCTTCAAAATTAAATGAGGTTATAGAGATGACAGAAAACTTTGATGCCAAGTATATCATTGGTAAAGGCGCTCATGGGATTGTGTACAAGGCGACATTGCGTTCAGGGGAAGTATATGCTATAAAGAAGCTTGCAATTTCCACACGCAACGGTTCTTACAAAAGCATGATTAGAGAACTGAAGACACTAGGTAAAATTCGGCATAGGAACTTGATAAAGCTGAAAGAATTTTGGTTGAGAAGTGAGTGTGGGTTCATACTTTATGATTTTATGGAACATGGTAGCCTTTATGATGTTCTGCATGGTGTTGGGCCGACGCCAAACTTGGACTGGAGTGTGCGCTATAACATTGCTCTTGGAACTGCCCATGGTCTAGCGTATCTTCATCATGACTGTATCCCTGCAATCATTCACCGAGATATTAAGCCAAGCAATATATTGCTGAACAAGGACATGGTGCCACGCATCTCAGATTTTGGCATTGCAAAGATCATGGATCAGTCTTCTGCTGCTCCACAGACCACTGGGATCGTTGGCACCACTGGATATATGGCCCCAG AATTGGCATTTTCCACCAGGAGCAGCATCGAGACCGACGTGTACAGCTACGGCGTTGTACTACTCGAGCTGATAACTAGAAAGATGGCGGTGGATCCCTCGTTCCCCGACAACATGGACATTGCCAGATGGGTGCACCACGCACTGAACGGCAAGGACCAAGTCGCGGTCGTCTGCGACCCAGCCCTCATGGACGAGGTCTATGGCACGGACGAGATGGAGGAGGTGCGCAAGGTCCTGTCCTTGGCTCTCAGATGTGCCGCCAAGGAGGCGGGGCGACGGCCGTCAATGATCGACGTCGTGAAGGAGCTGACCGATGCTAGGGCTGCTGCCATCTCATCGTCAAAGCAGGCGAAACAGGGCTCCCGTCGCGTGGCTTGTCCTGATGGCTAA
- the LOC100840948 gene encoding putative pentatricopeptide repeat-containing protein At1g16830 produces MLHATRRRTPPLSSRLATAFFAAKPQPPPLSPRLVDAAVSRCPSDALALSFFLWCARRPAYFHPPSSFDRVLPAATRLASRLPAAPELLCELQNLGCPISPHTFLLLLRLYWRGGLYPLVLNLFDQMPLWGFHHNIFARNIALDVLLRTGRVDAALIFMQDNPSPNYLTYAIVLTHLCRAGDWSGVRTCFRAMLQQGLIPSSASLASVFACCSKAGTMSELLQLFSYALVSGRQITSVMWSCLIARICSEGRLDEACIILENMVRCGSSPTVVTYTPLVRGLFRAGRHDKVSELLGSMASNGCNPDLVLYNVLMDCMMKERRYDEALDIYLNLHQSQIKPDAYTLSTLVHVLQLSHNIDLLPRLILGSDISYDLVACNSVLSALCKSGFPSEALQFYIDKIGLGIRPDSYSYVGLLDSLCQLGRIDHAINVYRSVLASNPDSDAYIHSSILRGLVSRRQNNMAFAIFREAVRQNYALDVVCYTIVLHGLFRAHLIEEACDLFDKMKHSGIAPNTCTYNVMLRGLCRTQDMHAVTQLLGEMECTNVQMDSISFNVVVVLLVKLQHISSAIGLIREMHNLGMKLNTKTCRLLSQSIGHRFNLEDMTIAESDGSDSTSDLLVCSAS; encoded by the coding sequence ATGCTCCACGCCACGCGGAGGCGGACACCGCCGCTCTCTTCCAGACTCGCCaccgccttcttcgccgccaagccccagccgccgcctctctctcctcgGCTCGTTGACGCAGCCGTCTCCCGCTGCCCCTCCGACGCGCTCgccctctccttcttcctctggtgcgcccgccgccccgcctATTTCCacccgccctcctccttcgACCGcgtcctccccgccgccacaCGCCTTGCCTCCCGCCTCCCCGCCGCACCCGAGCTCCTGTGCGAGCTCCAAAACCTCGGCTGCCCCATCAGCCCCCACACTTTCCTGCTCTTGCTCAGGCTCTACTGGCGCGGGGGCCTATACCCGCTCGTCCTCAACCTGTTCGACCAAATGCCTCTCTGGGGCTTCCACCACAACATCTTCGCGCGCAACATCGCCCTCGACGTTCTGCTCAGGACAGGCCGCGTCGACGCCGCGCTGATCTTCATGCAGGACAACCCATCGCCCAACTACCTCACCTATGCAATTGTCCTGACTCATCTTTGCAGAGCTGGGGATTGGTCAGGGGTGCGCACCTGTTTCAGGGCTATGCTGCAGCAAGGGTTGATCCCCAGCTCTGCTTCTCTTGCCTCGGTTTTTGCCTGTTGCAGTAAGGCTGGCACCATGTCCGAGCTGCTACAGTTGTTCTCTTATGCGCTTGTCTCGGGCCGGCAGATCACTTCAGTCATGTGGTCGTGTCTGATCGCTCGCATCTGCAGCGAGGGAAGGCTAGATGAGGCCTGTATAATTCTGGAAAACATGGTACGTTGTGGCTCTTCTCCCACGGTGGTGACTTACACACCGCTTGTCAGAGGTCTCTTCCGAGCTGGGAGGCATGACAAGGTCAGCGAGCTTTTAGGATCAATGGCTTCCAATGGTTGCAACCCAGACCTTGTTCTATATAATGTTCTGATGGACTGCATGATGAAGGAGAGGAGATATGATGAGGCACTAGATATTTACCTAAATCTTCACCAGAGCCAGATAAAGCCGGATGCATACACTTTATCTACTTTAGTACATGTATTGCAGTTGTCACATAACATAGATCTTCTTCCTAGGTTAATTCTGGGCTCGGATATCTCTTATGATCTTGTGGCTTGCAATTCTGTGCTGAGTGCTCTGTGCAAGTCAGGGTTTCCATCCGAAGCCCTTCAGTTCTACATTGATAAGATCGGGTTGGGCATCAGGCCAGACAGCTACAGTTATGTTGGATTATTGGATAGTTTGTGTCAGTTGGGAAGGATAGATCATGCAATCAATGTCTACCGCAGTGTTCTCGCAAGCAATCCTGATTCAGATGCCTACATTCATTCATCAATCCTCCGTGGCCTTGTTTCAAGGCGGCAAAACAACATGGCATTCGCGATTTTCAGGGAGGCTGTGCGTCAAAATTATGCCCTTGATGTTGTGTGCTACACCATTGTTTTGCATGGTCTATTCCGAGCCCATTTGATTGAAGAGGCTTGTGATTTGTTTGACAAGATGAAGCATTCAGGAATCGCGCCCAACACTTGTACATACAATGTAATGCTTCGTGGACTTTGCAGAACCCAAGATATGCATGCAGTCACACAGTTACTTGGAGAAATGGAATGTACCAACGTTCAGATGGATAGTATCTCATTCAACGTGGTAGTTGTGCTCTTAGTTAAGTTGCAGCATATCAGTTCAGCAATAGGTTTGATCAGAGAAATGCACAATCTAGGCATGAAACTTAACACCAAAACATGCAGGTTACTTTCACAGTCAATTGGTCATAGATTCAATTTGGAGGATATGACCATTGCTGAAAGTGACGGGTCTGACTCAACTAGTGATCTGCTTGTATGCTCAGCTTCATAA
- the LOC100827081 gene encoding cellulose synthase-like protein D1, which yields MASKGILKNSGSSRMPPHGPSSKPPTAPTSAPQVVFGRRTESGRFISYSRDDLDSEISSVDFQDYHVHIPMTPDNQPMEEDEATKAEEQYVSSSLFTGGFNSVTRAHVMDKQQGTGSNMGRPGPKGSNCMVQGCDSKIMRNGRGDDILPCECDFKICVDCFTDAVKGGGGVCPGCKELYKHTEWEEVLSASSNELTRALSVSHGPGSKMERRLSLVKQSTMNHNQSGEFDHNRWLFETKGTYGYGNAIWPDDNVDDDGGSGGVPGHPKELMSKPWRPLTRKLKIPAAVISPYRLLVLIRLVALAFFLMWRIKHQNDDAIWLWGMSIVCELWFAFSWVLDQLPKLCPINRATDLSVLKEKFETPTPNNPTGKSDLPGIDIFVSTADPEKEPVLVTANTILSILAADYPVEKLACYVSDDGGALLTFEAMAEAASFANLWVPFCRKHDIEPRNPDSYFNLKRDPFKNKVKADFVKDRRRIKREYDEFKIRVNGLPDAIRRRSDAYHAREEIQAMNLQREKIKAGSDEQFEPVKIPKATWMADSTHWPGTWLHSSQDHARGDHAGIIQVMLKPPSDMPMYGNIEKSPLDFSVVDTRLPMLVYMSREKRPGYDHNKKAGAMNALVRASAIMSNGPFILNLDCDHYVYNSKAFREGMCFMMDRGGDRLCYVQFPQRFEGIDPSDRYANHNTVFFDINMRALDGLQGPVYVGTGCLFRRIALYGFDPPRSKDHSPGFCGCCLPRRRKASASDANPEETMALRMGDFDGDSMNLATFPKKFGNSSFLIDSIPVAEFQGRPLADHPSIKNGRPPGALTIPREMLDASIVAEAISVVSCWYEEKTEWGTRVGWIYGSVTEDVVTGYRMHNRGWKSVYCVTQRDAFRGTAPINLTDRLHQVLRWATGSVEIFFSRNNALFASSKMKVLQRIAYLNVGIYPFTSIFLIVYCFLPALSLFSGQFIVQTLNVTFLTYLLIISITLCLLAMLEIKWSGIALEEWWRNEQFWLIGGTSAHLAAVMQGLLKVVAGIEISFTLTSKQVGDDVDDEFAELYVVKWTSLMVPPLTIIMVNLVAIAVGFSRTIYSTIPQWSKLLGGVFFSFWVLAHLYPFAKGLMGRRGRTPTIVYVWSGLVSITISLLWIAINPPSSAANSQLGGSFSFP from the exons ATGGCGTCCAAGGGAATCCTCAAGAACAGCGGCTCCAGCCGCATGCCGCCGCACGGGCCCAGCAGCAAGCCGCCGACTGCGCCAACGTCAGCACCACAGGTCGTCTTCGGACGGCGGACAGAGTCTGGACGGTTCATCAGCTACTCCCGGGACGACCTGGACTCTGAGATCAGCAGCGTCGACTTCCAGGACTACCATGTCCACATCCCCATGACGCCGGACAACCAGCCCATGGAGGAGGACGAAGCCACCAAGGCCGAAGAGCAGTACGTCTCCAGCTCGCTCTTCACCGGCGGATTCAATAGCGTCACCCGTGCCCACGTCATGGACAAGCAGCAGGGAACTGGCTCCAACATGGGTCGCCCTGGACCCAAGGGCTCCAACTGCATGGTCCAGGGATGCGACAGCAAGATCATGCGCAATGGCCGCGGAGACGACATCCTCCCCTGTGAGTGCGACTTCAAGATCTGTGTCGACTGCTTCACCGACGCTGTCaagggtggcggcggtgtcTGCCCTGGGTGCAAAGAGCTTTACAAGCACACCGAGTGGGAGGAAGTCCTCTCTGCCTCTAGCAATGAGCTGACACGGGCTCTGTCCGTGTCACATGGACCAGGCTCCAAGATGGAGAGGCGCCTTTCGCTGGTCAAGCAGAGCACCATGAACCACAACCAGTCTGGTGAGTTTGATCATAACCGCTGGCTCTTCGAGACCAAGGGGACGTATGGCTACGGCAACGCCATTTGGCCGGACGACAATGTGGATGATGATGGCGGAAGCGGAGGAGTCCCAGGCCATCCCAAGGAGCTCATGTCTAAACCATGGCGGCCACTCACCCGCAAGCTCAAGATTCCAGCTGCTGTCATCAGTCCTTACAG GCTCCTTGTACTGATCCGCTTGGTTGCACTGGCCTTCTTCCTGATGTGGCGTATCAAGCACCAAAATGATGACGCCATCTGGCTCTGGGGAATGTCAATTGTTTGTGAGCTCTGGTTTGCATTTTCATGGGTGTTGGACCAGCTTCCAAAGCTTTGCCCTATTAACCGTGCTACAGATCTCTCTGTACTCAAAGAAAAGTTTGAGACACCAACGCCTAACAATCCAACAGGCAAATCTGATCTCCCTGGGATTGATATCTTCGTGTCAACCGCTGATCCAGAAAAGGAGCCAGTCCTGGTCACTGCAAACACAATTTTGTCAATCCTTGCAGCTGACTACCCTGTTGAGAAGCTTGCATGTTATGTGTCCGATGATGGAGGCGCACTGCTCACCTTCGAGGCAATGGCTGAGGCAGCAAGCTTTGCTAATCTCTGGGTGCCATTCTGCAGGAAGCATGACATTGAACCCAGGAACCCAGACAGCTACTTCAACCTGAAGAGAGATCCTTTCAAGAACAAAGTGAAGGCAGACTTTGTCAAGGACAGGAGAAGGATCAAGCGTGAGTATGACGAGTTCAAGATCCGCGTTAACGGCTTGCCAGATgccatccgccgccgctctgaTGCATACCATGCCCGTGAGGAAATCCAGGCAATGAACCTTCAGAGGGAAAAGATAAAGGCTGGAAGCGATGAGCAATTTGAGCCAGTGAAGATTCCAAAGGCAACATGGATGGCTGACAGTACTCACTGGCCCGGTACATGGCTCCATTCATCACAAGATCATGCAAGAGGAGATCATGCAGGAATCATACAG GTTATGCTTAAACCACCTAGTGACATGCCAATGTATGGGAACATTGAAAAGTCACCCCTTGACTTTTCAGTAGTGGATACACGACTTCCAATGCTGGTGTACATGTCACGAGAGAAGCGCCCGGGATATGATCACAACAAAAAAGCAGGTGCCATGAACGCACTGGTTCGTGCATCAGCCATCATGTCCAATGGTCCCTTCATTCTTAATCTGGACTGTGATCACTACGTCTACAACTCAAAGGCCTTCAGGGAGGGCATGTGCTTCATGATGGACCGTGGTGGTGACCGCCTCTGCTATGTGCAGTTCCCTCAGCGGTTTGAAGGCATTGACCCCTCTGATCGATATGCTAACCATAATACTGTTTTCTTCGATATCAACATGCGAGCTCTTGATGGTCTGCAAGGACCAGTGTATGTTGGTACAGGATGCCTCTTCCGCAGAATTGCCCTTTATGGCTTTGACCCACCCCGTTCCAAGGATCACAGCCCAGGCTTCTGCGGTTGCTGCCTCCCACGCCGCCGAAAGGCATCTGCTTCCGATGCTAACCCTGAGGAGACAATGGCTCTCCGCATGGGTGATTTTGATGGGGACAGCATGAACCTTGCCACATTCCCGAAGAAATTTGGAAATTCAAGCTTTCTGATTGACTCCATCCCAGTAGCAGAGTTCCAGGGAAGGCCCTTGGCTGACCATCCATCTATCAAGAATGGGCGTCCACCTGGTGCTCTAACAATTCCACGTGAAATGCTGGATGCATCCATTGTGGCAGAAGCAATCAGTGTGGTCTCGTGTTGGTATGAGGAGAAGACAGAGTGGGGGACTCGTGTGGGGTGGATCTATGGCTCTGTCACTGAGGATGTTGTGACAGGGTACCGTATGCATAATCGTGGATGGAAGTCGGTGTACTGTGTCACACAACGTGATGCCTTCCGTGGCACTGCTCCTATCAATCTCACAGATCGTCTACACCAGGTGCTTCGATGGGCTACTGGTTCTGTCGAGATTTTTTTCTCCCGGAACAATGCATTGTTTGCTAGCTCCAAAATGAAG GTACTACAAAGGATTGCATACCTTAACGTTGGTATATATCCCTTCACATCCATCTTCCTCATTGTCTACTGCTTCCTTCCAGCACTCTCCCTCTTCTCAGGGCAGTTCATTGTGCAAACACTCAATGTCACCTTCCTGACATATCTACTAATCATCAGCATCACACTTTGCCTCTTGGCCATGTTGGAGATCAAATGGTCTGGGATTGCACTTGAAGAGTGGTGGCGGAATGAACAATTCTGGCTTATTGGTGGAACTAGTGCTCACCTAGCCGCGGTGATGCAAGGTCTACTGAAAGTTGTTGCAGGAATTGAGATCTCATTTACACTGACATCAAAGCAGGTGGGTGATGATGTGGATGATGAATTTGCAGAACTCTATGTAGTGAAGTGGACTTCATTGATGGTACCACCTCTCACCATCATCATGGTCAACCTTGTTGCAATTGCTGTTGGCTTCAGCCGCACAATTTACAGCACGATTCCACAATGGAGCAAGCTTCTTGGTGGAGTGTTTTTCAGCTTCTGGGTGCTTGCCCATTTATATCCATTTGCAAAGGGTCTCATGGGCAGGAGAGGCAGGACACCCACTATTGTATATGTCTGGTCTGGACTCGTTTCCATCACTATCTCATTGCTCTGGATCGCAATTAATCCTCCGTCTTCAGCTGCCAATTCACAGTTAGGAGGGTCGTTCTCTTTCCCTTGA
- the LOC104584197 gene encoding uncharacterized protein LOC104584197 has protein sequence MGRWLSSRKSKQRKWGSGSHRHGQGDKPKPVRHRASPARLMKLYLHLTAGQRELIEDAGFGGLLKLRCPVLPAKLCTWLLRRFDADSGELVIRAGGRRGRIPVTADSVHRVLSIPKGGRDVVYGLDEDSISFVLDKYGVSSMPSIVSLEDSIKLMKQADEHFLRTFMMIALSTFLCPNSGLKVSPRCFPSLVDISKIGELNWCQFVVEQLRKCVSSYGKKRSVGGCLFYLVILYLDSLDTRDLEIPSETPRVSVWNRELIDKVMAMDMKNDSSFGKCCLKRESKRDVNSRGTSSVSFLLGDVSAIANFVSSNVLPGYCPKNKEVLCNATTNLCSSITEALSKFMREVSGLEGGSKEAGKYSTRATTTEDNNVDNDDDLMDVDTLPDESSELATKDMEDASEDECEDESSEEGDADDSSSADSEDDPDWHSNRVTRIHSQKNTVTRNSNKSKEPRYGKNRPGEVISKGSGHDSDTPEGDERRMSQCDEENPDVEKLKSANVHEDVVAPTTTMSQARSRQQKNSEKRCSVEDKMVIQSTTLLQPGPSAMMLHDKGSMQQKNSEKRCFVEDKMAIQPASLLQPEPSVVMLYDKVSMQQKNSEKRCFVEDKMAIQPASLLQPEPSVVMLYDKVSMQQKNCEKRSFVENKMVIQPAFPLPGGPSVMMLYDKGSPSKGDSNMDKAPLTDFFEGSPVIDLSTPSSSDSECTITRTVANPSSVKGLKKSS, from the exons ATGGGCAGATGGCTTTCCAGCAGGAAATCCAAGCAGAGGAAATGGGGGAGCGGCAGCCACCGCCATGGACAGGGCGACAAGCCCAAG CCTGTGAGGCACCgcgcgtcgccggcgaggctCATGAAGCTGTATCTGCACCTCACCGCCGGGCAGCGCGAGCTCATAGAGGACGCTGGCTTCGGGGGCCTGCTCAAGCTCCGCTGCCCCGTGCTGCCCGCCAAGCTCTGCACCTGGCTCCTCCGGCGGTTCGACGCCGACTCCGGCGAGCTGGTCatccgcgccggcggccgccggggcCGGATCCCTGTCACTGCCGACAGCGTGCACCGGGTGCTCAGCATCCCGAAAGGTGGCCGCGATGTCGTGTACGGGCTGGACGAGGACAGCATCAGCTTCGTCTTGGACAAGTATGGCGTCTCTAGCATGCCCTCCATCGTGAGCCTGGAGGATTCCATCAAACTGATGAAGCAGGCCGACGAGCATTTCCTCCGTACGTTCATGATGATCGCGCTGTCAACGTTCCTTTGCCCCAACAGTGGCCTGAAGGTTAGCCCTCGGTGCTTCCCGTCACTGGTGGACATCAGCAAAATTGGGGAGCTGAATTGGTGCCAGTTCGTGGTGGAGCAGCTCAGGAAGTGTGTTTCTTCTTATGGCAAGAAGAGGAGTGTAGGGGGCTGCCTTTTCTATCTTGTG ATTCTGTATCTTGACTCGCTTGATACCCGCGACTTGGAGATACCCAGTGAGACACCACGAGTATCTGTGTGGAACAGAGAGCTTATCGATAAAGTCATGGCAATGGACATGAAGAATGATTCCTCTTTTGGGAAATGTTGT TTGAAAAGGGAATCCAAAAGAGATGTCAACTCCAGGGGCACGTCAAGTGTGTCTTTTCTGCTTGGAGACGTCTCAGCGATAGCAAATTTTGTGTCATCAAATGTCCTACCAGGGTATTGCCCAAAG AATAAGGAGGTCTTATGCAATGCCACAACCAATCTTTGTTCAAGTATCACAGAAGCGCTCTCGAAGTTCATGCGCGAAGTCTCTGGACTTGAAGGTGGCAGCAAAGAAGCTGGCAAATATAGTACCAGAGCTACCACGACAGAAGATAATAATGTGGATAACGATGATGACCTGATGGATGTCGACACGCTCCCGGATGAAAGTTCGGAGCTGGCAACTAAGGACATGGAAGACGCATCAGAAGACGAGTGTGAAGATGAAAGTTCTGAGGAGGGCGATGCAGATGATTCAAGCAGCGCGGACTCTGAAGATGATCCTGATTGGCACTCTAACAGAGTGACACGGATTCATTCTCAAAAAAACACAGTGACACGGAATAGCAACAAGAGCAAAGAGCCTAGATATGGAAAAAACAGACCTGGAGAAGTGATAAGCAAAGGTTCAGGGCATGATTCAGACACTCCAGAGGGAGATGAAAGAAGAATGAGCCAGTGCGACGAAGAAAATCCAGATGTGGAAAAACTAAAATCAGCCAATGTTCATGAGGATGTGGTGGCACCTACTACCACTATGTCACAGGCAAGGAGCAGACAACAGAAAAACAGTGAAAAGAGGTGTTCTGTTGAGGACAAGATGGTGATTCAGTCTACCACCCTGCTGCAACCCGGACCATCTGCGATGATGTTACATGATAAAGGGAGCATGCAACAGAAAAACAGTGAAAAGAGATGTTTCGTTGAGGATAAGATGGCGATTCAGCCTGCCAGCCTGCTGCAACCCGAACCATCTGTGGTGATGCTATATGATAAAGTGAGCATGCAACAGAAAAACAGTGAAAAGAGATGTTTCGTTGAGGATAAGATGGCGATTCAGCCTGCCAGCCTGCTGCAACCCGAACCATCTGTGGTGATGCTATATGATAAAGTGAGCATGCAACAGAAAAACTGTGAAAAGAGGTCTTTCGTTGAGAATAAGATGGTGATCCAGCCCGCCTTCCCGCTGCCAGGAGGGCCATCTGTGATGATGTTATATGATAAAGGGAGCCCCTCAAAAGGAGACAGCAACATGGACAAGGCTCCCCTTACTGACTTTTTTGAAGGAAGTCCTGTTATCGATTTGAGTACTCCGTCAAGTTCAGACAGCGAGTGCACCATCACAAGGACCGTAGCAAATCCTTCTTCTGTTAAGGGCCTTAAGAAGTCCTCGTGA